Proteins co-encoded in one Haloarcula pelagica genomic window:
- a CDS encoding DUF2945 domain-containing protein, translated as MYYQLIANSADPDQVEERTIDGERYLVAKNVTFIRPMDLAGGYVPEQSIANSVPAWDERPLTINHPKNLPDRPWYDPDHEGFYVSANAGDEVRRRKVIGHAENPSRNSDGSVDADLAHNVDRLEAIANGGAVAQEDADAAAELLNALEEGRPFDVSSQYLPRPLPPGEYDGEHREEVEAIGNADSIAILPTKDGACSLEDGCGFQPQQATANAEIVRAPVANADSHVPMTPNSQHGDGEDMGAAADATFEPGDLVAWDWSGGTARGRVEEVFVDEGLVTRTLDGTEVSKDSDEQPVYLVDVWSGVADDADGEGEFSGQALRQEGSRNLREWSDPPDELQRGNAASYELTNVSPEDAQDWANEMWTDEEWDGSAAIAAMPNPSESDDAADVLDQTHAAVPADAEARDAKSSWKLPFRTGPDAPVNTRALVAIDAALSGARDGVDGLGEEIRADLDDWVGAMLQAAPEELFGAMDDAQSANALGRFKRQVLDALGIGSSAAAMDTAQDGDEPAESGATPDDTTNGTTSMEDRTAELVANHGFDAANLPEESTECFDRIYEAVTANEDGTDDDGTGEQTANNDDNEFVTHDELDEFKDEIVDAVSANADDGTEDDLAKEIVANSAEYDDPEAVREDYPTEAALRTKRDQLESGGMPGPGGFDGISANDDGPDIDVDSGVLTE; from the coding sequence ATGTACTATCAACTCATCGCCAACAGCGCCGACCCCGACCAGGTAGAGGAGCGGACGATCGACGGCGAGCGCTACCTGGTCGCGAAGAATGTGACGTTCATCCGACCGATGGACCTGGCCGGCGGCTACGTCCCGGAGCAGTCGATCGCAAACTCAGTACCGGCCTGGGACGAGCGGCCGCTGACGATCAACCATCCGAAGAATCTCCCCGATCGGCCGTGGTATGACCCCGATCACGAGGGCTTCTACGTCTCGGCCAACGCCGGCGACGAGGTCCGGCGGCGGAAGGTGATCGGCCATGCCGAGAACCCCTCGCGAAACAGCGATGGATCCGTCGACGCTGACCTCGCCCACAACGTCGACCGCCTGGAGGCCATCGCGAACGGCGGGGCGGTCGCCCAGGAGGATGCCGACGCGGCTGCCGAACTCCTGAACGCACTCGAGGAGGGGAGACCGTTCGACGTCTCCTCGCAGTACCTACCCCGGCCGCTCCCGCCGGGTGAGTACGACGGGGAACACCGCGAGGAGGTCGAGGCGATCGGCAACGCGGACAGCATCGCAATCCTGCCGACGAAGGACGGCGCCTGCTCTCTCGAAGACGGCTGTGGCTTCCAGCCCCAGCAGGCGACGGCGAACGCGGAGATCGTCCGCGCGCCGGTCGCGAACGCCGACTCCCATGTGCCGATGACCCCGAACAGTCAACACGGCGATGGCGAGGACATGGGTGCTGCGGCCGACGCGACGTTCGAACCCGGCGACCTCGTCGCCTGGGACTGGTCGGGCGGGACCGCCCGCGGACGTGTCGAGGAGGTGTTCGTCGACGAGGGACTCGTCACCCGGACGCTTGACGGCACCGAGGTCAGCAAGGACTCCGACGAGCAGCCGGTCTATCTCGTCGACGTCTGGTCTGGGGTGGCGGATGACGCCGACGGCGAAGGCGAGTTCAGCGGGCAGGCACTCCGCCAGGAGGGGAGTCGCAACCTCCGCGAGTGGAGCGACCCGCCCGACGAACTCCAGCGGGGCAACGCCGCCAGCTATGAGCTGACCAACGTCTCGCCCGAGGACGCTCAGGACTGGGCTAACGAGATGTGGACTGACGAAGAGTGGGACGGCAGCGCTGCTATCGCGGCGATGCCTAATCCCTCGGAGTCCGACGACGCCGCGGACGTGCTCGACCAGACCCATGCGGCCGTCCCGGCCGACGCCGAGGCGCGTGATGCAAAGTCCAGCTGGAAGCTCCCCTTCCGGACTGGTCCGGACGCCCCCGTGAACACGCGGGCGCTGGTCGCGATCGACGCCGCCCTCTCCGGTGCGCGTGACGGCGTCGATGGTCTGGGCGAAGAGATCCGCGCCGACCTTGATGACTGGGTCGGGGCGATGCTCCAGGCGGCGCCCGAAGAGCTGTTCGGTGCGATGGACGATGCACAGTCGGCCAACGCGCTGGGGCGGTTCAAACGGCAGGTTCTCGACGCACTCGGCATCGGGAGCAGCGCGGCAGCCATGGACACAGCACAGGACGGCGACGAACCGGCGGAATCCGGCGCGACACCTGACGACACCACCAACGGTACTACTTCAATGGAAGACCGCACCGCCGAACTCGTGGCGAACCACGGCTTCGATGCGGCGAACCTCCCCGAGGAATCGACGGAGTGCTTCGACCGCATCTACGAGGCTGTGACCGCCAACGAGGACGGCACGGACGATGACGGCACGGGCGAACAGACTGCAAACAACGACGACAACGAGTTCGTCACGCACGACGAGCTCGACGAGTTCAAGGACGAGATCGTCGACGCTGTCTCGGCCAACGCCGACGACGGCACCGAGGACGACCTCGCCAAGGAGATCGTCGCCAACTCTGCGGAGTACGACGATCCCGAGGCGGTCCGCGAGGACTACCCGACCGAGGCCGCACTCCGCACCAAGCGCGACCAGCTGGAGTCGGGCGGCATGCCCGGCCCCGGCGGTTTCGACGGCATCTCGGCCAACGACGACGGCCCGGACATCGACGTCGACTCGGGGGTGCTGACTGAATGA
- a CDS encoding major capsid protein encodes MSANSITANVGTVDDIGLPADRVFALTANDEQSQRLQTIRANAVQEAKKNFGPGVAKWVANSFTTLDQAVVRGYRMSGRGPTGTQTANNQILDFDEHEDRAEDVLQEVRTNLTMMESVMAAGFTRDTSLARTEYIKQRSSKWSNTGEISMDGRAESTPDERNKERFGVPIPIVHVDYDIPARKQQQSMNFGESIEDEQAEEAGRILRETEENLFRGGWGPTVPDSQGNSLDLYGITDSAVSITGSASGDWGTASNIKDTIDAILNELETQTADNDRGPDPVQQGAWLWYHPNQRSDLRAADPDGDGNMTVMTRLQQDYPYLDMQAAGELQDGEVVCLVKDPRFVRILTAQAPTNLSEEVDMGLATEYKTLASRIPFFQTTYDGVKGAVYYTGA; translated from the coding sequence ATGTCTGCCAACAGCATCACGGCCAACGTCGGCACCGTCGACGACATCGGCCTCCCGGCCGATCGCGTCTTCGCGCTGACGGCCAACGACGAACAGTCGCAGCGACTCCAGACCATCCGTGCGAACGCCGTCCAGGAGGCCAAGAAGAACTTCGGCCCCGGTGTCGCGAAGTGGGTCGCCAACTCCTTCACCACGCTGGATCAGGCAGTCGTCCGTGGCTACCGGATGTCCGGCCGCGGGCCCACGGGGACGCAGACGGCCAACAACCAGATCCTCGACTTCGACGAACACGAGGACCGTGCCGAGGACGTCCTCCAGGAGGTCCGGACGAACCTCACGATGATGGAGTCGGTCATGGCAGCCGGCTTCACGCGAGACACCTCGCTCGCTCGCACGGAGTACATCAAGCAGCGCTCCTCGAAGTGGTCGAACACTGGCGAGATCTCGATGGACGGGCGTGCGGAGTCGACGCCTGACGAGCGCAACAAGGAGCGCTTCGGCGTCCCGATCCCGATCGTTCACGTCGACTACGACATCCCGGCTCGCAAGCAGCAGCAGTCGATGAACTTCGGCGAGTCCATCGAGGACGAACAGGCCGAAGAGGCCGGCCGTATCCTCCGCGAGACCGAGGAGAACCTCTTCCGCGGTGGCTGGGGCCCGACTGTGCCCGACAGCCAGGGCAACAGCCTCGACCTCTACGGGATCACGGACTCGGCAGTCTCGATCACCGGCAGCGCCTCGGGCGACTGGGGGACCGCGTCGAACATCAAGGACACCATCGACGCCATCCTCAACGAGCTCGAGACCCAGACCGCCGACAACGACCGCGGGCCGGATCCGGTCCAGCAGGGCGCCTGGCTCTGGTACCACCCCAACCAGCGCTCGGACCTCCGCGCGGCCGACCCCGACGGCGACGGCAACATGACCGTCATGACGCGCCTGCAGCAGGACTACCCGTACTTGGACATGCAGGCCGCCGGGGAGCTCCAGGACGGCGAGGTCGTCTGCCTGGTCAAGGACCCGCGGTTCGTCCGCATCCTCACCGCGCAGGCACCGACCAACCTCTCCGAAGAGGTCGACATGGGCCTGGCGACGGAGTACAAGACCCTCGCCAGCCGTATCCCGTTCTTCCAGACGACCTACGACGGCGTCAAGGGCGCCGTCTACTACACGGGGGCGTAG
- a CDS encoding anti-CBASS protein Acb1 family protein — protein MTDETPSTDKREAYTPDGEHDPSGAEPELTANEAFEQGLRLGIARELGASGFQERDRYDAFGWEVNPSEEEYVGLYLRNPYCGGLIDKPAQLAWRHDPDIQDAADVEDQTDFEEAVDKLARNLDFWAYCTRVQQAAGFGEFALLFIDFDDTDKLDDLNDPVEYDNGSLDNIRGFRVIPQFAVDDRDFGDFGDDDGRWGEPTHYTVDWSEDIDDDTEDSEGAASNVHHSRVIEVPSKPPLTEEYQSRSRMERWLNTLYDIEKLLGSAAEMAYRGADKGLHVNYDPTKVDPSGLDDASEDIQEWYHGLEPVLKTVGGEVNDLGGDIRDPTGALEAELKSLSAATGFSKQFIEGAAAGEIASSETNMRNDFGEVRERQRQYITPYITRRGLMTLANAGVLPMPEGGSFDVDWPDLFELSDKEIAEIEQKRSQTAKNLGLMGEPAQDYVAEGEFAASTAPSMPLDESSPAVANQFDALSGVVANATVTMDPDIAERYIDEFGEDAFVPPEAAQEKAQRILDIREDEDSVNGGTDTGWRRAEQIAGGGPIPPDEVRQIDAWFSRHPKSEASDAPDDEPWTDNGWTARMLWGWDATADWAADLAADIREFEDEDQDQSGNTTANATRYEEGDTVSTPQGVGVVADVLTETVETDEDTVEASDSSPTYVVVVEDARVGYEIYKAGDIHSTTIETDVDPTEEIAANTDTGQGILEVLGILSSNSDFSPPPSWRNSSTPSRIIALKAFASMGGSFDGCVREMRGSVSSPDRFCGSFLDYVVGNPYWRGDSILPGD, from the coding sequence ATGACCGACGAGACTCCTTCAACAGACAAGCGCGAGGCCTACACGCCGGACGGTGAGCACGATCCGTCTGGCGCCGAACCTGAACTGACCGCGAACGAAGCCTTCGAGCAGGGCCTCCGCCTCGGCATCGCTCGCGAACTGGGGGCGTCGGGCTTCCAGGAGCGCGACCGCTACGATGCGTTCGGTTGGGAGGTCAACCCCAGCGAAGAGGAGTACGTCGGCCTCTACCTCCGGAACCCCTACTGCGGCGGGCTGATCGACAAGCCGGCCCAGCTCGCGTGGCGTCACGACCCCGACATCCAGGACGCCGCCGACGTCGAGGATCAGACGGACTTCGAGGAGGCTGTCGACAAGCTCGCCCGGAACTTGGACTTCTGGGCGTACTGTACTCGCGTCCAGCAGGCCGCTGGCTTCGGCGAGTTCGCCCTCCTGTTCATCGACTTCGACGATACCGACAAGCTCGATGACCTCAACGACCCAGTCGAGTACGACAACGGCTCACTCGACAACATCCGTGGCTTCCGCGTGATCCCGCAGTTCGCTGTCGACGATCGCGACTTCGGCGACTTCGGCGACGACGACGGCCGCTGGGGCGAGCCGACCCACTACACTGTCGACTGGTCGGAAGATATCGACGACGACACCGAGGACTCCGAGGGCGCCGCTTCGAACGTCCACCACTCTCGTGTCATCGAGGTCCCGTCGAAGCCGCCGCTGACCGAGGAGTACCAGAGCCGGTCGCGCATGGAGCGCTGGCTGAACACGCTCTACGACATCGAGAAGCTCCTGGGGAGCGCGGCGGAGATGGCCTACCGCGGCGCCGACAAGGGCCTTCACGTCAACTACGACCCCACGAAGGTCGATCCGTCGGGCCTGGACGATGCCTCCGAGGACATCCAGGAGTGGTACCACGGCCTCGAGCCCGTGCTGAAGACGGTCGGCGGCGAGGTGAACGACCTCGGTGGCGACATCCGCGACCCGACCGGTGCCCTGGAGGCCGAACTCAAGAGCCTCTCGGCGGCCACGGGCTTCAGCAAGCAGTTCATCGAGGGCGCCGCAGCTGGCGAGATCGCGTCCTCAGAGACGAACATGCGCAACGACTTCGGCGAGGTCCGGGAGCGCCAGCGCCAGTACATCACGCCCTACATCACCAGGCGGGGGCTGATGACGCTCGCCAACGCCGGCGTCCTGCCGATGCCCGAGGGCGGGTCGTTCGACGTCGACTGGCCCGACCTCTTCGAGCTCTCGGACAAGGAGATCGCCGAGATCGAGCAAAAGCGCTCGCAGACGGCGAAGAACCTCGGCCTGATGGGCGAGCCGGCCCAGGACTACGTGGCCGAGGGCGAGTTCGCCGCATCGACGGCGCCGTCGATGCCACTCGACGAGTCGTCGCCGGCGGTCGCCAACCAGTTCGACGCGCTCTCGGGCGTGGTTGCGAACGCCACCGTCACGATGGACCCGGACATCGCCGAGCGCTACATCGATGAGTTCGGCGAGGATGCGTTCGTCCCGCCCGAGGCCGCTCAGGAGAAGGCCCAGCGCATCCTCGACATCCGTGAGGACGAGGACAGTGTCAACGGCGGCACCGACACGGGGTGGCGGCGGGCCGAGCAGATCGCCGGCGGCGGTCCGATCCCGCCCGACGAGGTCCGCCAGATCGACGCATGGTTCTCGCGCCACCCCAAGAGCGAGGCCAGCGATGCACCCGACGACGAGCCCTGGACCGACAACGGCTGGACCGCCCGGATGCTCTGGGGCTGGGACGCGACAGCCGACTGGGCCGCCGACCTCGCTGCGGACATCCGCGAATTCGAAGATGAGGACCAGGACCAGAGCGGCAACACGACCGCCAACGCCACGCGCTACGAAGAGGGTGACACGGTGTCAACACCGCAGGGCGTCGGCGTCGTCGCGGACGTCCTGACCGAGACGGTCGAGACCGACGAGGACACGGTCGAGGCCTCGGACAGCTCCCCGACGTACGTCGTGGTCGTCGAGGACGCCCGCGTCGGCTACGAGATCTACAAGGCCGGCGACATCCACTCGACGACGATCGAGACGGACGTCGACCCGACCGAGGAAATCGCTGCCAACACTGATACCGGCCAAGGCATCCTCGAAGTGCTGGGCATCCTCTCGTCGAACAGCGACTTCTCGCCGCCGCCGTCCTGGCGGAACTCGTCGACGCCGTCCCGGATCATCGCCCTGAAGGCCTTCGCGTCGATGGGGGGCTCCTTCGACGGCTGCGTCAGAGAGATGCGTGGGTCAGTGTCGTCACCCGACCGCTTCTGCGGGTCGTTTCTGGACTACGTCGTGGGCAACCCCTACTGGCGCGGTGACAGCATCCTCCCTGGTGACTGA
- a CDS encoding phage minor head protein, producing the protein MSCCTHTANATRSGDPTNTRSLRQAFIAELARRMRRVRGLVRTTVGYENDALELTGNADPEETFGVSTDPARLREFEAWLRNAIREELVEPKPPSPVQSGAHWTAEYVRRAYLVGYNQATGRLFQQGVSVDNPDDEDILNLPTPRRQLRQLYLRAFEALESVPTEAAQQVRETLTVGLDEGANPRELASRLNQELESITRDRLATIARSEIINSHSEATLDRYEDAGVDVVSHGEWATAADTRVCAICEALEGKAFTITEMREATFEMEGVSFEIRLKPPAHPNGRCTILPAVGADPPASPLQERLPDSPAQQAATARVVA; encoded by the coding sequence ATGTCCTGTTGCACCCACACTGCCAACGCCACGCGGAGTGGCGACCCCACCAACACGCGCTCGCTCCGGCAGGCGTTCATCGCCGAACTTGCCCGCCGGATGCGTCGTGTGCGGGGACTGGTCCGGACGACGGTCGGCTACGAGAACGATGCGCTCGAGCTCACTGGCAACGCCGACCCCGAGGAGACCTTCGGCGTCAGCACGGACCCGGCCCGGCTCCGCGAGTTCGAGGCGTGGCTCCGCAACGCCATCCGCGAGGAGCTGGTGGAGCCCAAGCCACCGTCGCCGGTCCAGAGCGGGGCTCACTGGACGGCTGAGTACGTCCGCCGTGCGTATCTGGTCGGCTACAACCAGGCGACCGGGCGGCTGTTCCAGCAGGGCGTCTCGGTCGACAACCCGGACGACGAGGACATCCTGAACCTCCCGACGCCACGACGGCAGCTCCGACAGCTCTATCTCCGGGCGTTCGAGGCGCTGGAGTCGGTCCCGACCGAGGCCGCCCAGCAGGTCCGCGAGACACTGACGGTCGGCCTCGACGAGGGCGCGAACCCGCGCGAATTAGCCTCGCGGCTGAACCAGGAGTTGGAGTCGATCACGCGGGACCGCCTCGCGACGATCGCCCGGTCCGAGATCATCAACTCCCACTCCGAGGCGACGCTGGACCGCTACGAAGACGCCGGCGTCGACGTCGTCTCCCACGGAGAGTGGGCGACCGCGGCCGACACTCGGGTCTGTGCGATTTGCGAGGCGCTGGAGGGCAAAGCGTTCACCATCACGGAGATGCGGGAGGCGACGTTCGAGATGGAGGGTGTGTCGTTCGAGATCCGACTCAAACCGCCGGCCCACCCCAATGGCCGCTGTACAATCCTGCCGGCTGTCGGCGCCGACCCGCCGGCATCGCCTCTCCAGGAGCGATTGCCGGATTCGCCTGCACAGCAGGCCGCCACCGCCCGCGTAGTGGCATGA
- a CDS encoding helix-turn-helix domain-containing protein: MTGTESGRLDDLPPSAKYVLDTVAREEPVTRQEIIDETGLRPRTVDRALETLQNVDFIVKTRDNDDLRQVVAKMSSMRRYNPSQD; encoded by the coding sequence GTGACCGGCACTGAGTCGGGACGGCTCGACGACCTCCCGCCCAGTGCCAAGTACGTCCTGGACACCGTCGCTCGCGAAGAGCCGGTCACCCGGCAGGAGATCATCGACGAGACGGGACTCCGCCCACGGACGGTCGACCGGGCGCTCGAAACCCTACAAAATGTCGACTTTATCGTCAAGACCCGCGATAACGACGACCTCAGACAGGTAGTCGCCAAAATGTCGAGCATGCGGAGGTATAACCCCTCCCAGGACTGA